One Oscillospiraceae bacterium genomic window, CGACTGGAAAGAATCTTCCGGCCGCTTCTCGTGGCCATGCGCTTTCTGAAGCCGTGTTCTTTGGCGCGCTGCCGCTTTTTGGGCTGATAGGTTCGGAGCAAATCGGACACCACCTTGTGAAGATCTCCGGCGCGCTGCCGCCGGGTCCTATAAACACTTGTATTATATATGAACGGCCGGAATTCTGTCAAGAAAAACCGCGCAAAGGGGCTGTGCCGGGCCGCACAAATATGTAGCTTGCCCGCTGGAGCCAACCTGAACCGATTGAGGTGATCGACGGCGACAATTTTTGGGGCGGGTTGTATCGATGAGCAGAATTCACAAAACATTCATGGGCGCTTCATGGTTCCTTAACAGATATTCATACTTTCGTAACACCTCTCGGATATACTGGGTTCGCTGGTGATCCACCGGACACGACAGGGCGGGGAGGGATGCATACCGGGCCGACGGGCGCCGGGCATATTACAAAACGGTCAATCGTTGCGCGCGGCGACATCTGGGGGACCGGCCAGTCCCCACAAAGGCGCCATCATCCCCTTCTGATGGAATTTACAAACCCCAAGGGTCCGCCCCTTGGGGTTTGACCATTTGCGATGTTCTGCGTATAGGCTGCGCACCCCCTGTACAGACTATCTATGATTACGGGAAAGGGGCTTGCCTATGCGCGTACCCAAAGGGATCCTATGTGCGGCGGCCGGCGCGGCGGCCGGGGTATGCACCGGGCTCTTCGGCGCCGGCGGCGGGCTGCTGCTGGCACCGCTGCTGCGCCGGTGGACCGGGCTGGCGGACAAGACGGCCATGACGACTTCTCTGGCCGTCATCACCCCGCTGTGCCTGCTTTCCGCACTCCTGTACGGGCTGCGCGGCGCACTGCCCTTCGCGGACGCGTGGCCCTGTCTGCTGGGCGGACTCGCCGGCGGCCTGTTGGCTGGGCCGTGCTTCCGGCGCCTGCCCGCCCCGCTGCTGCGGCGTGCGCTGGGGCTGCTCCTGCTGTATGGGGGGGTACGGTGTCTGCTCTCATGAACCCATTCATTGGCGCGCTGGTGGGGCTCGCGGCCGGGCTCCTCGCGGGGTGCGGCCTTGGCGGCGGCGCGCCGCTCATGCTTTATTTGTCGCTGACAGGGCTCCCACAGCAGGCCGTACAGGGCGCGGGCCTGCTGTGTTTCCTGCCCGCCGCCCTGACGGCGCTCTGGGGGCACATCCGGACCCGCGGCGTCGACTGGCCGACCGTCCCGCCCGCGGCGGCCGGCGGACTCGCGACCGCCGCCCTGGGCGCTTTTCTCGCGCAAAACATCGACGGCGTCTGGCTGCGCCGTCTGTTTGGTCTGCTGCTGCTCATCATGGGTCTGCGCGAACTTCTAACCCGCCCCGCCGACCCAACCACCTAAACACGCGCGGACGACGGGCTGGGCGGCCGTACGCCGCCCCTACAATCGCCCTCCGTCCCCCACTCGTCTCCCGTCTCCCGATTGTCAATTCGGCGCGGCGCGGCGCTAGCTCACTTCCACGCTGGCCTTTGTCGAGACGATGTTGATGTAGCTCTGCCCCCGGCCGAGGACAAGGGGCGCGCCGCCGTCTTTCAGCGTATAGACAAACGGGGCGTCGTGGGACGCCTTGGACCAAACGATGGACGTCATCCGGCCGCCGCAGGCGAAGAAACCCTCACCGGTGCCGGTCAGGCGGGTCGTCAGCCGCCCGGCACTGTCGCCCTTGACCTGGCTGACCGCGGCGCGCAGCACCAATACATTGACCACCGAGACCTGCGTTTCGTCCTGTCCGTCTATGTAAGGGGCGTCGTACTGTGTGCAGGCATATCGTTTTGTCTCCGGGTCATAGGTGAAAAGTCCTGTCTTGTAGGAGGAATACCGGACCGAGATCGACACGGCCGGCGCACCGGGAGCGGGCGTGCCGTCATCGGCGAAGCGAAGAGCCTCACGGTAGCCCTCCTCGTGGCGGATACGCACTTTCAGCGTCTGGAAGACGGACTCAATACGCGCCCCCGACGTGAAGGCGCTGTGTTCGAGTCCGGCGTTTTTGATGCGGTCCTTGTCGCGCCAGTAGAGCGATCCCTCGTAACCCCGCAGGCAGTCGAGCGCGGCCACGCCGCGCCTTTTGATCTCCGTGTACGCCTCCGGGCTGCCCCCGGCGTGCAGCAGGATGGCGTCGTGCCCCTGCGCGATGTCCAGGTAGTAGGCCCGCGTGCTGCGCACGGTGCCGATCTGCGGCACCTGGGAGGGATTCTGAAAGACCCCCACCATCCGGGTGATGCCACCCTCGGCCAGCGCCTCATAGATGATATCCGCCTGCGAGACGCCGAACATGGGCAGCGCCTTCTTCAAATTGTTGAGCATGACGGCCGCCGGCCGCCGGTCCTCGTAATCCGCCTCCATCGGCAGGCCCGTCAACGGATTGATCCCCTCCAGGCCCTCGTACGGATTCGGGGTCGGCGTCGGCGAAGGCGGCGGCGTGGAGGGCGGCGTCGGCGTCTCGATCATCTCGGGCGTGGGCGACGGCGCGGGCTCGGGTCCGGTCCCGGTCCCGCAGGCGCCGAACAACGCACCGGCCAACAGCACGCCACCCAAAAGCAGACCGGCGCGCCCGGCGCGACGCCAAACAACACCACGCGGACAGCGTGCAAATTTTCCCAATGAGCGTCCCTCCATCATCACAAAATACCGTTCGACATATAAACATATAGTAATATTTCGATAAGTTTATACTATATATTTTCTTTTTCGCGCCATTTTCCGGTCCTTTTTCATTTTCATTGTATCCCTCCCAGATCCGGGTGTCAATCCAAACGCGTCCCCGGTTGCCAGTGCGGGTTTCTCGTGATATGATAAAAGCCATATGCGTGATGCGCGCGAGAGGGGGCGGCGGTATGCCGGCCAAGAGGGAAACACCGGCCGGGCCGCCGGCGGGCCGCCGGCGGGAGAGCTGGGTGCGGCTCCTCCGTTACGGCGTGGTGGGAGGCCTCACCACGGCTGTCAACTGGGGGCTGTTCACACTGCTCTACACCGTCTGGCAGATGAACGAGAATCTGTCCAACGCCATTTCGGTGGTGTGCGCCGTGTGCTTCGCCTATCTCGCAAACAAGCATTTCGTGTTCCGCGCCCGGTGTGCCGATAAGCGCGCGCTGGCGCGCGAGGCTCTCTCTTTTTTTTCGGCGCGCGCGGCCACCATGCTCTTCGAGCTCGGCGGCGTCTTTGTCTTCGTGACCCTGATCGGCTGGACGAATCAAGCTTTCTGGGTCAAGGGCGTCATCAACGTGGTGGTGATTTTTCTAAATTACATCCTCTCCCAACGCCTCGTTTTCCAAAAACAGGCGCACCCGGCGGATAGCATGTGAAAAAAAACACAATCAGATCTTTTCAATCCCGTTTGGATGTGATATAGTAAATCTGATATGCAAATGTGAAGGAGGATTGCTTCGATGAGGAAAATCGCGTTCACAGAGACCGTTCTGCGCGATGCGGGCCAGTCGTTGATTGCCACCCGTCTCCCATATGAGAAGTTCGAACCCATTCTGGAGACGTTGGACCGGGCCGGCTATTATTCCCTGGAGTGTTGGGGCGGCGCCACGTTCGACACCTGCCTGCGTTATCTCCACGAGGACCCGTGGGAGCGGCTGCGCAACATCCGCAAGCGCGTCAAGAACACAAAACTGCAGATGCTGCTGCGCGGACAGAACCTGCTCGGCTACAAGCACTACCCCGACGATGTGGTGCGGACTTTTGTCGCGAAGTCCATCGAAAACGGCATCGACGTCATCCGCATCTTCGACGCGCTAAACGATCTGCGCAACCTGGACGTCAGCGTCAAAGAGACGATCAAGCGCAAGGGCGTCGCCCAGGTGGCCATCAGCTACACCACAAGCCCCGTGCACACGCTGGAGAACTATGTGGCGCTCATCAAGCAGATCGAGTCGATGGGCGCGTCCACGCTGTGCATCAAGGACATGGCCGGCGTGATGAGCCCGAAGGAGTGCTACGACCTCGTGAAGGCCATCAAAGAGAATTCCAAACTGCCGCTGCATGTGCACACCCACTCCACCACGGGGCTCGCTTTCATGACCTATCTGAAGGCGGTCGAGGCCGGGGCGGACGTCATCGACACGGCCATCTCCAGCTTCTCGGGCGGCACGTCCCAGCCGGCCACCGAGACCTTGGCTTACGCGCTGGCACAGCTCGGCTACGAGACGGGCCTCAAGACGGACGTGTTGAAAGAGATCAACGATTACTTTAGGCCGATCCGCGACGAATACATCCAGTCGGGTCTGATGGACGCGCTGGTCATGGGCACGGAGACCGACGCGCTCAACTACCAGATCCCGGGCGGCATGCTCTCGAACCTCGTCAGCCAGCTCAAAGCGCAAAACGCGCTGGACCGCTTCCAGGCCGTGCTGGAGGAAACGCCTAAGGTGCGGGAGGAGCTCGGCTACCCGCCGCTCGTCACACCAATGAGCCAGATGGTGGGCGTGCAGGCCGTGGCCAATGTACTCTCCGGCGAACGCTACCGGAACGTCTCGAAGGAAGTGCGCGCGTATCTGCGCGGGGAATACGGCGCGGCGCCCGGCTCGGTGAACCCGGAGGTGCTGAAAAAGGTGCTGGGCGACGAGGCCCCTATCACCGGCCGTTTTGCCGGCACCCTCGGCGAGGGCCTGGAGGCAGGCCGGAAGGAAGCCGGCGCGCTGGCTGCCTCCACCGAGGACGTGCTCTCTTACATTGTGTTTCCGCAGGTGGCGGAGCGCTTCTTCGCCTGGCGCGAGGAGCAGAAAACACGCCGGCTCCCCTACACAATCGTCAAGATATAAAAGGAGGAAGAGACACCATGTTGTTTCTCGCCGCCGCCCGAACCGCGGAGCAGCTCACCGAGATCTCTCTGTCCGAGGGACTCCTCATGTCCGTGCTCGGTATGGCTGTCGTGTTCGTGGCGCTGGTCGCCATCATGGCGCTGACAAAGCTGCAAAGCACCGTCATCCTATCGCTTCAGAACAAGCGCGGGCAGGCCGCCGTCCCCGCGCCGGCGGCCGTATCGGCTACCGCGCCGGTTCCCGGCCCAGGCCCCGGCACCGTGGCGCTCTTCGGTGTGGAAGATAAAATCGCGGCGATGATCATGGCCATTGTGGCCGATGAGATGAAAACGCCGCTGAATGAACTTCGCTTCATTTCTATCAAGGAAGTATAGGAGGGGAACGAGATGAAATACCGTGTGACACTGGGCGGAAAGACCTATGAAGTGGAAGTGGAAAAGGGAGAGGCCATCTTGGTCGATGTGGCAAACGCCGCCGCGCCGGCGCCTGTCGCGGCGCCCACACCGGCTCCGGTCGCCGCAGCGGCCCCTGCTCCAGCCGCCGTCGGCGCGGGCGAGGTGGTGGCTTCGCCGATGCCCGGCACGATCCTGTCCGTCAAGGTCGCGGCCGGTCAGGCCGTCAAGAAGGGCGCCGTGCTGGTCATTCTTGAGGCCATGAAGATGGAAAACGAGATCGTGGCGTCTCGGGACGCCTCCGTGGGGCAAGTGTTCGTGGCGCAAGGCGCTTCCGTCGACACCGGGACGCCGCTTCTCACGTTGGTATAGAGTGGGGTGAAAGAATGAATGTAGGGAAAGTCCTGCAAGATCTTTGGGAAACTTCCGGGTTCAACAACCTGTTTGTTCACTGGGAAAACGCCGCGATGGTGGTCATCGCGTGCGTCCTTTTGTATCTGGCGCTCGTCAAGGGCTTCGAGCCGCTGCTGCTTGTAGGCATCGCCTTCGGCATGCTGCTGACCAACCTGCCGCTGGGCGGACTCATGCACATGGAATTTTACCAAGACAAAGTCATCGATTACGGGCGCGTCCTGCACGACGGAGGTCTTCTCGACATCCTCTATCTGGGCGTCAAGCTTGGGGTTTACCCCTGTCTCATCTTCCTCGGCATCGGAGCCATGACGGACTTCGGCCCACTGATCTCCCGCCCGTCCTCGCTGCTGTTGGGCGCGGCGGCGCAGCTCGGTATCTACTGCGCTTTCATATTGTCGTCCCTGCTCGGGTTTACCCCGCAGGAGGCGGCCTCGATCGGTATCATCGGAGGGGCCGACGGGCCGACGGCCATCTTCCTGACCTCACGTCTGGCCTCCCACCTGCTCGGGCCCATCGCGGTGGCCGCGTATTCGTACATGGCGCTCATCCCGCTCATTCAGCCGCCCATCATGCGGGCGCTGACGACGCCCAAAGAGCGTGAGACCAAGATGGAACAGGTGCGCGCCGTCAGCAAGACCGAAAAGATCATCTTCCCCATCGTCGTGACTCTCTTCTCTGTGCTGCTGCTGCCGTCGGTCGCGCCTCTCATCGGTATGCTGATGCTGGGCAATCTCTTCCGGGAGTGCGGCGTGGTGGAGCGTCTCTCCGACACGGCGCAAAACGCGCTCATCAACATCGTCACGATCTTTCTCAGCGTCACCGTGGGCGCCACAAGCGTGGGCTGGCTGATCAACGGCGACGGCGTCAGTGTGGGCTTCCTCAGCCTCAATACGATCAAGATCATCGCACTCGGGCTGTTCGCCTTCGGCTTCTCGACAGTGGGCGGCACCCTGTTTGGGAAGCTCATGTACAAACTCTCCGGCGGCAAGGTGAACCCGCTGATCGGCTCGGCCGGCGTCTCGGCCGTGCCAATGGCGGCGCGCGTCTCGCAAAAGCTCGGTCAGGAGGCGAACCCCTCCAACTTCCTGCTGATGCACGCGATGGGCCCCAACGTGGCCGGCGTCATCGGCTCGGCCGTGGCCGCCGGGTTCCTGCTCAGCGTCTTCGGCTGAGCGGCGCGACTTAACGCCAATCGAGTGGAGGGAGTGAATAGCTCCCGTCCTCTCACACCACCGTACGTACCGTTCGGTATACGGCGGTTCGGCAACGCTCGTGCACCGCCTCGTACTTCTTGGACACGTCCGCGTATCCACGGAGTGCGAGGCGGTCGTTCGTAATGGTCGTGGTGAGTATCCAGCTGCCGGCTATCCCGCACAAACCTACTGGGCCTCCGTCCTTTTGGCGCTTCCCACATGGTCTGCTGCAAATTGCGCATCCCACCCTTGATTTTCTCCTTTTTGTTTCGTATAATGAAGGTGAAATCTTTGCGCGAGGGACAGACGTTCGCCTCACTGATGTTGGAGGATTGACGCATGACTCTGTATCACGGCAGCAATATGGCGGTTGAAAAGCCTCAGCTTGCGCCGCAAAACCGCTTCTTGGATTTTGGCAAGGGCTTCTATAACAACCGAGAATAAAATGCAGGCGCTTTCTTTTGCAGATACAGGGGACTATATCATTCGGAGGGCGGTAAATTATGGATAACTTCAATGATTATGCGCAGCAAAAGCCAGTACGCACCTTTAGCAGTTTGCGGCGATATACCGTCGCAGCGTGGCTTGCGTTGTTCGGAGCCTTGTCAACCCTCGGGCAATATGCTCAATTAGAGTATCAGGTTTCGCAACTTGCTTCTCAATATGCAAACCTTAGATTCTCGCTCCTGCTAATCGCCCAAATTCAGCTTGGTATGGCGTTCTTGACATTTATCCTACGCTTGGCTTTGCTGCGTAGGCAAAAGCTCTATTATGGAATAACGGTTGTCGGTATCTTTGCGCTGAATGTTCTGCTCACGATAATTTTGTATGCAATCATGGGTCATTATGTTGCGTTCGAGATCGCAGATACTATTGGCATGGTTGGGGGCTTTGTTGTTTTAAGCCTTGGCGGAGTCTTCTGGTTGATTTTCCTCAATCCGTACAGATTGATGAAAAGCTACCCTGATGTAACTGCGTCAACTGACTATGTACCGGCATCGACGTTGTCGAGCATTCAATGTCCGAACTGTGGCAGAAAGCTTACATTCGATTCTGCGTTCTGTGATGATTGCGGAAGTCCACTTGCATCAAACAGGCGGCCCGAGGCCGGCGGAGATTGATGAATTCGTGTATGACGAGACCTGACACTATGCTAGTAGGCTGTGTCACCTAAATGTTTACCAAGCGTCAGTCTTTTTCCCGCCAGACAGCGTTGGCGGAACCCGCTGATACACTCCAGTATCAGCGGAACCCGCCGCCTCGCCTGACGAAAAAAATCCTCGCCGCTTGCTGACAACCTTTAGATGACACAGCCTACTAGAAGAGGAGATATTCGAATGAGTATCCCGACAGATATAAAAATACTGTTGTCCGGCAATGTCGTCGAATGGGCGCGGATCGAATTTAAAAAAACATGGGATGCCGCCGCGTCTTTGAAAACCATCTGTGCTTTTGCCAATGACATTGACAACTGGAGCGGTGGATACATTGTGATCGGCGTGGAGGAAAAAGACGGCCGGCCAGTTTTCCCGTTGCAGGGGATCCCGGCGAACCAGTTGGACAGTCTTCAGAAAGATATGTTGAATAAATGTAAGCTCATTCAGCCCGAGTATCTCCCCATTGTGGAGGCGGTAGATTACCAAGACAAGAAGTTTTTTGTTGTGTGGGCGCCGGGTGGGAATTCCCGCCCATATTCGTGCCCAATAACAATGGCAAAGGACAATAAGCAACGTGCTTATTATATCCGGAAGATGTCCAGTACAGTTGTGCCTTCCGACGATGAGCTCAGAGATTTATTTTCGCTTTCCAACAAGATTCCTTTTGATGATCGCATCAATCATACGGCTGAAATCGATGACCTGAACATCTCTTTAATCCGCAATTATCTGAAAGAAACCGGCAGTTCCTTGTATCAGTATTCAGAAACGATGGATCTTTTGGACTTATGCAAGAGTATGAATATCGTCGATACGCTGCCAGAGTATACAAAACCTAAAAATGTGGGGCTTATGTTCTTCAGCCTTGAGCCGGACAAATTCTTCCCC contains:
- a CDS encoding zinc ribbon domain-containing protein, which codes for MDNFNDYAQQKPVRTFSSLRRYTVAAWLALFGALSTLGQYAQLEYQVSQLASQYANLRFSLLLIAQIQLGMAFLTFILRLALLRRQKLYYGITVVGIFALNVLLTIILYAIMGHYVAFEIADTIGMVGGFVVLSLGGVFWLIFLNPYRLMKSYPDVTASTDYVPASTLSSIQCPNCGRKLTFDSAFCDDCGSPLASNRRPEAGGD
- a CDS encoding putative DNA binding domain-containing protein, coding for MSIPTDIKILLSGNVVEWARIEFKKTWDAAASLKTICAFANDIDNWSGGYIVIGVEEKDGRPVFPLQGIPANQLDSLQKDMLNKCKLIQPEYLPIVEAVDYQDKKFFVVWAPGGNSRPYSCPITMAKDNKQRAYYIRKMSSTVVPSDDELRDLFSLSNKIPFDDRINHTAEIDDLNISLIRNYLKETGSSLYQYSETMDLLDLCKSMNIVDTLPEYTKPKNVGLMFFSLEPDKFFPYAQIDVVEFPEDLGGNKIIEKIFKGPLHIQLREALIHIRNIIIQEQIIKLSGVAEARRFFNYPYAAIEESLANAVYHKGYDEREPIEARVLPDRIEIVSHPGADRSVSIEGLKNFKVFSRRYRNRRIGEFLKELHLTEGRNTGFRKIIDALEHNGSPLPIFETDEDRLSFAVTIYKHPEF
- the rpmH gene encoding 50S ribosomal protein L34, which encodes MLRTYQPKKRQRAKEHGFRKRMATRSGRKILSSRRAKGRRVLSA
- a CDS encoding DUF3990 domain-containing protein; this translates as MTLYHGSNMAVEKPQLAPQNRFLDFGKGFYNNRE
- a CDS encoding TSUP family transporter; protein product: MNPFIGALVGLAAGLLAGCGLGGGAPLMLYLSLTGLPQQAVQGAGLLCFLPAALTALWGHIRTRGVDWPTVPPAAAGGLATAALGAFLAQNIDGVWLRRLFGLLLLIMGLRELLTRPADPTT
- a CDS encoding pyruvate carboxylase subunit B encodes the protein MRKIAFTETVLRDAGQSLIATRLPYEKFEPILETLDRAGYYSLECWGGATFDTCLRYLHEDPWERLRNIRKRVKNTKLQMLLRGQNLLGYKHYPDDVVRTFVAKSIENGIDVIRIFDALNDLRNLDVSVKETIKRKGVAQVAISYTTSPVHTLENYVALIKQIESMGASTLCIKDMAGVMSPKECYDLVKAIKENSKLPLHVHTHSTTGLAFMTYLKAVEAGADVIDTAISSFSGGTSQPATETLAYALAQLGYETGLKTDVLKEINDYFRPIRDEYIQSGLMDALVMGTETDALNYQIPGGMLSNLVSQLKAQNALDRFQAVLEETPKVREELGYPPLVTPMSQMVGVQAVANVLSGERYRNVSKEVRAYLRGEYGAAPGSVNPEVLKKVLGDEAPITGRFAGTLGEGLEAGRKEAGALAASTEDVLSYIVFPQVAERFFAWREEQKTRRLPYTIVKI
- a CDS encoding TSUP family transporter, with the translated sequence MRVPKGILCAAAGAAAGVCTGLFGAGGGLLLAPLLRRWTGLADKTAMTTSLAVITPLCLLSALLYGLRGALPFADAWPCLLGGLAGGLLAGPCFRRLPAPLLRRALGLLLLYGGVRCLLS
- a CDS encoding OadG family protein produces the protein MLFLAAARTAEQLTEISLSEGLLMSVLGMAVVFVALVAIMALTKLQSTVILSLQNKRGQAAVPAPAAVSATAPVPGPGPGTVALFGVEDKIAAMIMAIVADEMKTPLNELRFISIKEV
- a CDS encoding DUF3048 domain-containing protein yields the protein MGKFARCPRGVVWRRAGRAGLLLGGVLLAGALFGACGTGTGPEPAPSPTPEMIETPTPPSTPPPSPTPTPNPYEGLEGINPLTGLPMEADYEDRRPAAVMLNNLKKALPMFGVSQADIIYEALAEGGITRMVGVFQNPSQVPQIGTVRSTRAYYLDIAQGHDAILLHAGGSPEAYTEIKRRGVAALDCLRGYEGSLYWRDKDRIKNAGLEHSAFTSGARIESVFQTLKVRIRHEEGYREALRFADDGTPAPGAPAVSISVRYSSYKTGLFTYDPETKRYACTQYDAPYIDGQDETQVSVVNVLVLRAAVSQVKGDSAGRLTTRLTGTGEGFFACGGRMTSIVWSKASHDAPFVYTLKDGGAPLVLGRGQSYINIVSTKASVEVS
- a CDS encoding biotin/lipoyl-binding protein, whose translation is MKYRVTLGGKTYEVEVEKGEAILVDVANAAAPAPVAAPTPAPVAAAAPAPAAVGAGEVVASPMPGTILSVKVAAGQAVKKGAVLVILEAMKMENEIVASRDASVGQVFVAQGASVDTGTPLLTLV
- a CDS encoding sodium ion-translocating decarboxylase subunit beta — protein: MNVGKVLQDLWETSGFNNLFVHWENAAMVVIACVLLYLALVKGFEPLLLVGIAFGMLLTNLPLGGLMHMEFYQDKVIDYGRVLHDGGLLDILYLGVKLGVYPCLIFLGIGAMTDFGPLISRPSSLLLGAAAQLGIYCAFILSSLLGFTPQEAASIGIIGGADGPTAIFLTSRLASHLLGPIAVAAYSYMALIPLIQPPIMRALTTPKERETKMEQVRAVSKTEKIIFPIVVTLFSVLLLPSVAPLIGMLMLGNLFRECGVVERLSDTAQNALINIVTIFLSVTVGATSVGWLINGDGVSVGFLSLNTIKIIALGLFAFGFSTVGGTLFGKLMYKLSGGKVNPLIGSAGVSAVPMAARVSQKLGQEANPSNFLLMHAMGPNVAGVIGSAVAAGFLLSVFG
- a CDS encoding GtrA family protein — protein: MPAKRETPAGPPAGRRRESWVRLLRYGVVGGLTTAVNWGLFTLLYTVWQMNENLSNAISVVCAVCFAYLANKHFVFRARCADKRALAREALSFFSARAATMLFELGGVFVFVTLIGWTNQAFWVKGVINVVVIFLNYILSQRLVFQKQAHPADSM